One region of Syntrophobacter fumaroxidans MPOB genomic DNA includes:
- the yedF gene encoding sulfurtransferase-like selenium metabolism protein YedF, translating to MNEATLDCRGMACPHPVLKAKEVVDRGDVARFSVIVDNPAAKENVSRFLARAGYAVSVSEQGETFEITGNRDATSSPCELPVDEAREETRTAVLVATEFLGRGDDVLGGKLVVNFIGTLKEMGQDLWRLIFLNGGVKLTAEGSAALDALRELEREGVTILVCGTCLNHFGLLEKKQVGETTNMLDIVTAMQLADKVISMA from the coding sequence ATGAACGAAGCAACTCTCGACTGTCGTGGCATGGCCTGTCCCCATCCGGTTTTGAAAGCCAAGGAAGTTGTCGATCGGGGCGACGTTGCCCGGTTCAGCGTTATTGTGGACAACCCCGCAGCGAAGGAGAACGTGAGCCGTTTCCTGGCCCGCGCCGGATACGCGGTCAGCGTTTCGGAGCAGGGAGAAACCTTCGAGATAACGGGGAACCGGGACGCGACGTCCTCGCCGTGTGAGCTCCCGGTCGATGAGGCGCGGGAGGAGACCAGGACCGCCGTCCTCGTGGCGACCGAATTTCTGGGTCGCGGAGACGACGTGCTCGGCGGAAAGCTCGTTGTCAACTTCATCGGAACCTTGAAAGAAATGGGACAGGACCTGTGGCGCCTCATCTTCCTCAACGGAGGGGTCAAGCTGACCGCCGAGGGTTCGGCGGCTCTCGACGCGCTCCGGGAATTGGAACGGGAAGGCGTCACCATACTGGTTTGCGGGACCTGTCTGAACCATTTCGGTCTCCTGGAGAAGAAGCAGGTCGGTGAAACAACCAACATGCTCGATATCGTCACCGCAATGCAACTGGCGGACAAGGTCATCAGTATGGCTTGA
- the selD gene encoding selenide, water dikinase SelD has protein sequence MAVSKVQLAKSVRAAGUAAKIGPEDLSEILEGLPMEEDPNLLVGRETSDDAGVYRLTDELALVQTIDFITPVVNDPYDFGRIAAANALSDVYAMGGRPLTAMNVVCFPVKSLDKAILKEILRGGLEKTHEAGAVLAGGHSVEDPEIKYGLSVTGTVHPDRILTNAGVRPGDALILTKPLGTGILATAIKAELVSEEGEKLAIETMATLNRRAAEVMAAYPVHACTDVTGFGLLGHALEMAAASNVSITIEAERVPLLPEALDLLQLGLLPAGSYANRSFCAHRVLQTEPLDPLLLDLLADAQTSGGLLISLPEEDADSLVGALKAGGVPRAAIIGRATRADKGSIQLMRRA, from the coding sequence ATGGCTGTTTCAAAGGTGCAATTGGCAAAGAGCGTTCGCGCGGCAGGTTGAGCGGCGAAAATAGGTCCGGAGGACCTGTCCGAGATCCTGGAGGGCCTGCCCATGGAGGAAGACCCGAACCTGCTCGTGGGACGCGAGACGTCCGACGATGCCGGCGTCTACCGCCTGACGGACGAGCTTGCCCTGGTTCAGACCATCGACTTCATCACCCCCGTCGTGAACGATCCTTACGATTTCGGCCGGATCGCCGCGGCAAACGCCCTCAGTGACGTGTACGCCATGGGGGGACGGCCGCTCACGGCCATGAACGTCGTTTGCTTCCCCGTGAAAAGCCTGGATAAAGCCATCCTCAAAGAGATCCTTCGAGGAGGGCTGGAGAAGACCCACGAAGCCGGGGCCGTCCTCGCTGGAGGACACAGCGTGGAAGACCCGGAGATCAAGTACGGTCTTTCGGTCACCGGCACGGTTCACCCCGACAGGATCCTGACCAATGCAGGGGTCCGCCCGGGGGACGCCCTCATCCTCACCAAACCGCTCGGAACGGGGATATTGGCCACCGCAATAAAGGCGGAGCTGGTCTCTGAAGAGGGAGAGAAGCTGGCCATCGAGACCATGGCGACCCTCAACCGGAGGGCCGCCGAGGTCATGGCCGCATACCCGGTGCATGCGTGCACCGACGTCACCGGCTTTGGCCTCCTGGGCCACGCCCTGGAGATGGCGGCGGCGAGCAACGTCTCGATCACGATCGAGGCGGAAAGGGTTCCCCTGCTTCCGGAGGCCCTGGATTTGCTGCAACTGGGACTCCTGCCCGCGGGGAGCTATGCAAATCGCAGCTTTTGTGCCCATCGGGTCCTTCAGACCGAACCGCTGGATCCCCTGCTACTGGACCTTCTCGCCGACGCACAGACCTCGGGCGGACTGCTTATTTCGCTTCCCGAAGAAGACGCCGACTCGCTGGTCGGGGCACTGAAAGCGGGAGGGGTTCCCCGCGCGGCGATCATCGGCCGTGCAACCAGGGCGGACAAGGGATCGATTCAATTGATGCGCCGGGCGTGA
- a CDS encoding NifB/NifX family molybdenum-iron cluster-binding protein — protein MRKIAVTSEGPGLDDRVDPRFGRTAGFVIVDLETMETRYIDNGRSQILAQGAGIQAAQLIVQAGAECLLTGYVGPKAFQALTAVGIQIVQDLDGMTVREALERFKSGSVRVADGPNREGEK, from the coding sequence GTGAGAAAAATTGCCGTTACGAGTGAAGGGCCCGGTCTCGATGACCGGGTGGATCCCCGGTTCGGCCGGACTGCCGGGTTCGTGATCGTGGATCTTGAAACCATGGAGACCCGGTACATCGACAACGGCCGATCGCAAATTCTGGCCCAGGGCGCTGGAATACAGGCCGCCCAACTCATCGTGCAGGCCGGCGCCGAGTGCCTGCTCACCGGATATGTCGGCCCCAAGGCTTTTCAGGCCCTGACCGCGGTAGGAATTCAGATCGTGCAGGACCTGGATGGAATGACCGTACGGGAGGCCCTGGAGCGGTTCAAGAGCGGTTCGGTGCGCGTTGCCGACGGCCCGAACCGGGAGGGCGAAAAATGA
- a CDS encoding DUF5320 domain-containing protein has translation MPGKDRTGPQGLGPMTGRQLGFCSGAVEGDALEGYHGPFFGRGPGRGRGWRRFTAGMAAPVRPCAGRGRFEAAGYTRSAPRDELNVLRDHIAHLEGALDAARARIAQIERDRNAE, from the coding sequence ATGCCGGGCAAAGACAGAACCGGTCCGCAAGGACTGGGCCCCATGACGGGCAGGCAACTCGGTTTTTGCAGTGGTGCAGTCGAGGGCGACGCACTGGAGGGATACCACGGACCATTCTTTGGTCGGGGCCCGGGTCGCGGCCGAGGGTGGAGACGATTCACCGCCGGGATGGCGGCTCCCGTCCGGCCGTGCGCCGGAAGAGGCCGCTTCGAAGCCGCGGGCTATACCCGGTCGGCTCCCCGGGATGAACTCAATGTCCTCAGGGACCACATCGCGCACCTTGAAGGGGCGCTTGACGCCGCCAGGGCAAGGATAGCCCAAATCGAGAGGGATCGGAACGCAGAGTGA
- a CDS encoding 4Fe-4S binding protein, whose product MIVSVASGKGGTGKTTVAASLATIWDRPLVAVDLDVEEPNLHLFLRPNLEESEAAHMEVPVVDASRCTFCGACSELCQFKAICAMGKLILTFPEMCHGCGGCIALCPEKALSPGTRELGEINRGRAGTIGFLMGRLRVGEAMSPPFMRLVKAKLNEMIAQSARDAIIDAPPGVSCPAVNAVIDSDLILLVTEPTPFGFYDFRLAWEAFSPLGKPMGAVVNRAGLGTDDLYRFCRDKGLPILTEIPFDRAIAEAYARGRVIAEVSPRLKETFVSLRDEIRDLAERSRPREAAHA is encoded by the coding sequence ATGATCGTTTCCGTGGCGAGCGGCAAGGGCGGAACGGGCAAGACCACGGTGGCCGCATCTCTTGCCACGATCTGGGATCGGCCGCTGGTGGCCGTGGACCTCGATGTCGAAGAGCCCAACCTGCATCTCTTCCTCAGACCGAATCTCGAGGAGAGCGAAGCGGCCCATATGGAGGTCCCCGTCGTCGACGCCTCCAGGTGCACCTTTTGCGGCGCCTGTTCCGAGCTTTGCCAGTTCAAGGCCATATGTGCGATGGGCAAACTCATACTGACCTTCCCCGAGATGTGCCACGGCTGCGGCGGCTGCATCGCCTTGTGCCCGGAGAAGGCGCTTTCCCCCGGCACGCGCGAACTGGGGGAAATCAACCGGGGCCGGGCCGGGACAATCGGATTTCTCATGGGTCGGCTGCGGGTGGGCGAAGCGATGAGCCCGCCTTTCATGCGCCTGGTCAAGGCAAAGCTCAACGAAATGATCGCGCAAAGCGCTCGGGACGCCATCATCGACGCCCCGCCGGGCGTCAGCTGTCCCGCGGTAAATGCCGTCATTGACAGCGATCTGATCCTTCTGGTCACCGAACCCACCCCCTTCGGCTTTTACGACTTCCGGTTGGCATGGGAAGCCTTTTCCCCTCTGGGAAAACCCATGGGCGCCGTGGTCAACCGCGCGGGGCTTGGCACCGACGACCTCTATCGGTTCTGCCGGGACAAAGGACTTCCGATCCTGACCGAGATCCCTTTCGACAGGGCCATCGCCGAGGCCTACGCCCGCGGCAGGGTCATTGCGGAAGTATCCCCGCGGCTCAAGGAGACCTTTGTCTCCCTGCGCGATGAAATCCGTGACCTGGCGGAGCGGTCCCGCCCGCGGGAGGCGGCCCATGCGTGA
- a CDS encoding transcriptional regulator, with amino-acid sequence MLRILLVSARPETLRAFIEGLASDPDVRLEQAGTGKESLDAVRNAFPHLAIVDSKLPDTEPLSLVSKLIEVNAMVNTAVLSPLSEDEFHEASEGLGVLSALPLMPGRRDATELLRRLRDVLGFVG; translated from the coding sequence ATGCTCCGCATTCTTTTGGTCAGCGCACGCCCGGAAACCCTTCGCGCCTTCATCGAAGGCCTGGCCTCGGACCCGGACGTCCGCCTCGAGCAGGCCGGGACCGGCAAGGAATCTCTGGACGCCGTGCGCAACGCTTTTCCGCACCTTGCGATCGTTGATTCCAAGTTGCCGGATACGGAACCGCTGAGCCTGGTGTCGAAACTGATCGAGGTCAACGCCATGGTCAACACCGCGGTGCTCAGCCCGCTTTCCGAAGACGAATTCCACGAGGCGAGCGAAGGTCTTGGCGTTCTTTCCGCACTTCCGCTCATGCCCGGCCGACGCGACGCAACGGAGTTGTTGCGCAGGCTGAGGGATGTCCTCGGATTCGTCGGCTGA
- a CDS encoding ABC transporter substrate-binding protein, protein MMKTRSVLWAVCLALAVIAVFRTACPAAETIKIGVIYPLTGGAAAEGRELRAGAELAARIANDVMPGIDMDMARRGGITSLGGAKIELIFKDHEGNPTLGADLAKQLILDNKVVGILGCYHSSVTKTVSAVCEQYGIPMINDSSTSPALTQRDFKWFWRTTPHDVTFTRDLFELLKGLTEGKVKGVPAVPGDQIKKLVSACEKTEWGSQVSETIEGFAKQYGFIVQKSMLYAAKSADLSSEVRSLQAVKPDAMLFASYASDAILMVKTLKAQKACAKIIWGQNAGFEAPEFRSTLGDDVVGILTRTVFAPRVAAVKKVSGQVNELYKKEIGHDLSGASARAFTGLQTWVEILEKAGSTKPEDIQKTANSISIPGEQLIVPWRGIKFAAAGADRGQNELGSGIIGQYQKDKDGNIVLEIIYPFDVSTANMIYPFKAF, encoded by the coding sequence ATGATGAAGACGCGTTCTGTCCTTTGGGCTGTCTGCCTGGCTTTGGCCGTGATTGCCGTATTCCGGACGGCCTGTCCTGCCGCGGAAACGATCAAGATCGGCGTGATCTATCCGCTGACGGGAGGAGCGGCTGCCGAAGGCAGGGAGCTGCGAGCCGGCGCGGAACTGGCCGCCCGAATAGCAAACGACGTGATGCCCGGCATCGACATGGACATGGCCAGAAGGGGTGGAATCACCTCCCTGGGCGGCGCCAAAATCGAGCTGATATTCAAGGATCACGAGGGAAACCCGACGCTTGGCGCCGACCTGGCCAAGCAGCTCATTCTGGACAACAAAGTGGTCGGCATCCTCGGCTGTTACCACAGCTCCGTGACGAAAACCGTAAGCGCCGTGTGCGAGCAGTACGGGATTCCCATGATCAACGATTCGTCCACCTCGCCGGCGCTGACACAGCGCGATTTCAAATGGTTCTGGAGAACCACGCCTCACGACGTGACTTTCACCAGGGATTTGTTCGAACTGTTGAAAGGACTCACCGAAGGCAAAGTCAAGGGGGTGCCCGCGGTTCCGGGGGATCAGATCAAGAAGCTGGTCTCCGCCTGTGAGAAAACCGAGTGGGGTTCCCAGGTTTCGGAGACGATCGAGGGCTTCGCCAAACAATATGGCTTCATCGTTCAGAAATCGATGCTCTATGCGGCAAAGTCCGCGGATCTTTCGAGTGAGGTACGGTCACTGCAAGCGGTGAAACCGGATGCGATGCTCTTTGCTTCTTACGCCTCGGACGCCATCTTGATGGTGAAGACGCTCAAGGCACAGAAAGCCTGCGCCAAGATCATCTGGGGGCAGAACGCGGGTTTTGAGGCCCCGGAATTCAGATCTACTCTGGGCGATGACGTGGTGGGGATCTTGACCCGCACGGTTTTCGCTCCCAGGGTTGCCGCGGTGAAAAAAGTGTCGGGACAGGTGAACGAGCTTTACAAAAAGGAAATCGGGCACGATCTGAGCGGAGCATCGGCCAGGGCGTTCACGGGGTTGCAGACCTGGGTGGAAATCCTGGAAAAGGCCGGGTCGACCAAACCCGAAGACATTCAGAAGACCGCTAACAGCATCAGCATTCCGGGAGAGCAGCTGATCGTCCCCTGGAGGGGGATCAAGTTTGCCGCCGCCGGCGCCGACAGGGGCCAGAACGAGCTGGGGTCGGGGATTATCGGCCAATACCAGAAGGACAAGGACGGCAACATCGTCCTGGAGATCATCTACCCGTTCGATGTGAGCACGGCGAACATGATTTATCCGTTCAAGGCTTTCTGA
- a CDS encoding ATP-binding protein, whose product MREIVIISGKGGTGKTSLTGAFAHLAANKVVCDLDVDAPDLHLLLRPVREREERFLSGYEARIDGERCTGCGVCASLCRFDAIREGERGYTVDPIRCEGCKVCVAFCPAEAIRFELRHCGHWYVSSTRFGPMVHAQLFPGAENSGRLVMVLKQQARELATAKGLDLVLCDGAPGIGCPVISSLSGTHLAVAVTEPTPSGRHDLERVADLCRHFQVAFAVIINKHDLNQDEASRIEAYCRERDYPVLARLPHDPIVTRAMIQGLVVTELPEAAFSRELTSTWARIEALMNGIG is encoded by the coding sequence ATGCGTGAGATCGTGATCATCAGCGGCAAGGGCGGAACGGGCAAGACCTCGCTTACCGGCGCCTTCGCTCACCTGGCTGCAAACAAAGTCGTTTGCGACCTGGACGTGGACGCCCCCGACCTCCACTTGCTTCTCCGCCCCGTTCGGGAACGGGAGGAGCGTTTCCTCTCGGGCTACGAAGCCCGGATCGACGGCGAGCGGTGCACCGGATGCGGTGTGTGCGCCTCGCTTTGTCGATTCGATGCGATACGTGAGGGGGAGCGAGGGTATACCGTCGATCCCATCCGGTGCGAGGGCTGTAAGGTGTGCGTGGCCTTCTGCCCGGCCGAGGCGATCCGCTTTGAACTGAGACACTGCGGGCACTGGTACGTCTCGTCCACGCGGTTTGGTCCCATGGTCCACGCCCAGCTCTTTCCGGGAGCGGAAAACTCCGGCCGGCTGGTCATGGTGCTCAAACAACAGGCCCGGGAACTGGCCACCGCCAAAGGGCTGGACCTGGTGCTCTGCGACGGGGCGCCGGGCATCGGCTGTCCCGTGATCAGTTCCCTCTCGGGAACCCATCTGGCAGTGGCGGTCACCGAGCCCACCCCGTCGGGACGGCATGACCTGGAGCGGGTGGCCGATCTGTGCAGGCACTTTCAGGTTGCCTTCGCGGTTATCATCAACAAGCACGACCTCAACCAGGATGAAGCCTCCCGCATCGAGGCGTACTGCCGGGAGAGGGACTATCCGGTGCTCGCCCGTCTTCCACACGATCCGATCGTCACCCGGGCCATGATCCAGGGGCTGGTGGTAACGGAACTGCCCGAGGCGGCCTTCAGCCGGGAGCTCACGAGCACCTGGGCGCGAATCGAGGCGCTGATGAACGGAATCGGCTAG
- a CDS encoding NifB/NifX family molybdenum-iron cluster-binding protein: MRIAVSAPEPNLDSEVYPRFGRSRYFLLIDPETMRFETVTNPDIDAPTGAGTSAAQLVYNKGAAAVITGTIGPKAHQALAAVGVRMITGMSGSIREAVARFKAGGLSSEADSATDTGTGPGAGMLGCGGKGTGPGRGMGRGRGCGGGKGMGKGNGRRGGGGNAPRR, translated from the coding sequence ATGAGAATCGCTGTATCAGCACCGGAACCGAATCTGGACAGCGAGGTATATCCTCGCTTCGGAAGAAGCCGTTATTTTCTTTTGATCGATCCCGAAACAATGCGGTTCGAGACCGTGACGAATCCCGACATCGACGCCCCAACCGGGGCGGGGACCAGTGCGGCTCAGCTCGTGTACAACAAGGGCGCCGCGGCCGTCATTACCGGCACGATCGGCCCCAAGGCACACCAGGCGCTGGCGGCGGTCGGCGTCCGCATGATAACGGGCATGAGCGGGTCCATTCGCGAGGCGGTCGCACGCTTCAAGGCGGGCGGATTGTCGAGTGAGGCCGATTCGGCAACGGATACGGGAACGGGACCCGGCGCGGGCATGCTCGGCTGCGGAGGAAAAGGCACGGGGCCTGGACGCGGCATGGGTCGAGGCCGGGGATGTGGAGGCGGAAAAGGAATGGGAAAGGGAAACGGACGCAGAGGAGGCGGCGGAAACGCTCCCCGCCGGTAG
- a CDS encoding iron-sulfur cluster assembly scaffold protein: MHKGLRQMSDLEKLISSQTQKSYGPKEPNTNPRQIKFGKLPKATSSAKVTGPCGETMEIHLEIQEDEIVDGSFVTDGCGPSKACGFLAVMLAIGRNLDDAAMIEGDTILDMIEDLPEDHHHCAYLAAATLQTAIHNHVAAPPHRHHLATPTAEE; this comes from the coding sequence ATGCACAAAGGATTGCGGCAGATGAGCGACCTGGAGAAACTGATCAGCAGTCAGACCCAAAAAAGCTACGGCCCCAAAGAGCCGAACACGAATCCGCGACAGATCAAATTCGGGAAATTGCCCAAGGCGACTTCTTCCGCCAAGGTGACCGGCCCTTGCGGGGAAACGATGGAGATCCACCTCGAGATTCAGGAAGACGAAATCGTCGACGGCTCTTTCGTGACCGACGGATGCGGCCCCAGCAAGGCCTGCGGATTTCTCGCCGTGATGCTCGCGATAGGGAGGAACCTCGACGACGCGGCCATGATCGAAGGAGACACGATTCTCGACATGATCGAGGACCTGCCCGAAGACCATCATCATTGCGCGTATCTGGCCGCCGCGACGCTGCAGACGGCGATCCACAACCATGTGGCCGCGCCGCCGCATCGCCACCATCTCGCGACGCCCACGGCGGAAGAATAG
- a CDS encoding NifB/NifX family molybdenum-iron cluster-binding protein: MKSTVVAIPSTHPGGLESALGAHFGHCDLYTLVEVADGKVVKVKTLPNVPHQQGGCMAPVNHLARHGVQVLIAGGMGMRPLMGFTQVGISVLYGADALTVGDAVKAYLNGSLPQFTNDFTCGGGGGR; the protein is encoded by the coding sequence ATGAAAAGCACAGTTGTCGCCATTCCCTCGACCCATCCGGGCGGTCTCGAATCCGCCCTCGGCGCCCATTTCGGCCACTGTGATCTTTACACACTGGTGGAAGTCGCGGACGGAAAGGTCGTGAAGGTCAAGACCCTGCCCAACGTCCCGCATCAGCAGGGCGGCTGCATGGCCCCCGTCAATCACCTGGCCCGGCACGGCGTCCAGGTCCTCATCGCGGGGGGCATGGGCATGCGGCCGCTCATGGGGTTCACTCAGGTGGGAATTTCCGTCCTCTACGGCGCCGACGCTCTGACCGTGGGCGACGCGGTAAAGGCGTACCTGAACGGAAGTCTGCCGCAGTTCACCAACGATTTCACCTGCGGAGGGGGCGGCGGACGTTAG